In a genomic window of Balaenoptera ricei isolate mBalRic1 chromosome 3, mBalRic1.hap2, whole genome shotgun sequence:
- the VCF2 gene encoding LOW QUALITY PROTEIN: protein FAM104B (The sequence of the model RefSeq protein was modified relative to this genomic sequence to represent the inferred CDS: substituted 1 base at 1 genomic stop codon): MLLELETQSLNNKQKRRRNDNKEDNHHSPQSKRSKRNPVFQESQDAACSSNDNDRSSSVNSPERVTGSESSLNQIIAELNKSTPQSLYEGYVLCQGPYSHINQIIREAHFNSLXQQGQSPT, translated from the exons ATGCTATTGGAATTAGAAACACAGTCACTGAACAATaagcagaaaagaagaaggaatgatAATAAAGAGGACAATCACCATTCTCCCCAGTCCAAAAGGAGTAAGAGAAACCCTGTTTTTCAGGAGTCTCAGGATGC TGCATGTTCAAGCAATGATAATGACAGGAGCAGCAGTGTTAATTCCCCAGAGAGAGTAACTGGATCAGAAAGCAGCTTAAACCAGATCATTGCTGAACTCAACAAGAGTACCCCTCAGTCCTTATATGAGGGGTATGTGCTATGCCAAGGTCCTTATTCCCACATCAACCAGATCATAAGGGAGGCACACTTCAACAGCCTATAGCAGCAAGGACAATCTCCAACATGA